The sequence GATTTCACCCTCTATTGCAAGAAAAACCAAAGTTAAACTTAAGGCAATTCCTCCATTATCTTTTCAAATAACAGTAAAGGGAGAGGAAAAAATGGATTATAAAATTGTTCATAAAAATGCTTTTAAAATAGTAGGGCTTTCTAAAAATGTATCAAAGAAAAACAACGAAAACTTCAGTGTTATACCAAAGTTTTGGGATGAGATCTGTAAGCTAAATATATGTGAAAAAATGATTAAGTCTGCTTCCAATCCAGCACTTATGGGAACTTGTCTTAATTTTAATGAAGAAGAAGAGACTTTCGACTACATGATAGCTATTGAAGGAGATAAAATTCAAGGGGTAGAGGATTATAAGGTAGTTGAAGTTCCAGAATGTGATTGGGCTATATTTGAATGTGTAGGGAAAATGCCAGAGTCCATACAAAGTGTTTGGCATAGAATTTTTGCAGAATGGTTTCCAGCAACAAAATATGAGCATGCTTGTGCACCTGAAATTGAATACTATCCTCAAAATGATTCTAATAAAAATGATGAGAATTATAGATGTGAGATCTGGATTCCAATAATTAAAAAATAAATAACTGAAGGGGGCTATGGCTAGGGGATTTTAAATCCGCTAAAGCCATAGCCTCTATTTTTGACCTCTACAGACAGATTATGTGTTTTTCAAGAAAAGAATTTATTAAATAGTTGATTAAAGAAACAAAACCTATATGTATCAGTGTATAATGATTTATAGTAATAAACTAAGCAAAGGATAAGCATTTTATTTAAATAAGCTTAAGTATAGATAAAGCATAATATGTAGATAAAGTATAAAGAACATACAAAAGATAAATAATAAAATGTAGATAAACAATAAAGGATAGGTGAAAAAATTGAGCTTTATTAAGGTTATAAATGGGACAAAAAATTTAAAGTTGGGGACAATGAAATATATGCAAATAAAGACATTAATTTTGAAATTGACAAGGGAGAATTGGTTGTTGTTTTAGGCCCTAGTGGAGCAGGAAAATCAACTCTTCTTAACATACTTGGAGGCATGGACAGCTACGATAGCGGAGAAGTTATAGTAGATGGAGTGGATATTGTTAAGCTAAAAAAGAAAGAAATAACTACATATAGAAGGCATGATATTGGGTTTGTATTTCAATTTTATAATTTAGTTCCAAGCTTAACGGCAAAGGAAAATGTAGAGCTTTCTTCACAAGTTTCTCCTAACTCTTTAGATGTAGATTATGTTTTAAAAGAAGTTGGGCTAGAAAATAGGAAATTAAATTTCCCAGCACAACTTTCAGGTGGAGAGCAGCAGCGTGTTGCAATAGCTAGAGCCCTAGCCAAAAATCCTAAATTGCTATTATGCGATGAGCCTACAGGGGCTTTAGATTATAAAACCGGTAAGCAAATTTTGAAACTAATTAAAGATAGTTGTAAAAACACAGGAACTACAGCTATTCTCATTACACATAATTCTGCTATTGCTCCTATGGCTGATAAAGTTATTAAAATAAATGACGGCAAGGTCCGAAGCATTGAGTTAAATCCTAATCCTATTTCTATTGAAGAAATTTCATGGTAAGGAGCATTAAAATGAAAAATAAGGCTTTGCAAAAGAATAATATTAGAGAAATTTTTAGATCAAAGGCTAGGTTTATTTCTATTTTAGGCATTATTTTATTAGGAGTATGCTTTTACGCTGGAATTAAAGGAACTGGGCCAGATATGATTAAAACAGTAGATACATATTACTCAAATAAAAACTTAATGGACACAAAAATTACATCTACATTAGGCATAGGGCAAAAGGACATAGATATATTAGAAAAGTATAAAAATATTTCAGACTTTGAAGCTTCATATAGCAAAGATATTAGCTTATCAAAGGAAAATAAAGTTGTAAGGTTTTTTTCCTATGATTTAAAAAAGAGCAAGCATATTAATGAGTATGAAATAGTTAAAGGAAGGCTTCCTAAAAAAAGTGGAGAAATTGCCTTAGATAATAGAGTAGATTCATATAAAAAGTACCAAATTGGAAATGATTTTAAGTTTAGTAAAGAAGATGAAATAGGCAGTGACTTTAAAACAAATACATATAAAATAGTAGGCTTTGTTAATTCACCAATGTATATTGAAAACATTTCTAGAGGCAATACAAATATAGGTAAAGGATATATTGATTATTTTGCTGTTATTGCAAAAGAAGATTTTAAGATGAAATTTTACACAGAAATTTACATAAAATATAAGGATACAAATAAGGAGCAGTCCTATTCAAAAGCTTATGATGAAAAATTGGCTTCAAATGAAGATAAATTAAAATTGCTTTTTAAAGATAGGCCTAAAAATAGACTAGCTGAGATTAAAAATCAAGCTTTAACGGCTATTAAATATTCTAAAAAAGCTGTAGAAGAAGGGGAGAAAAATAAATTGCAGGCTTTAAAAGAGCCTACTTATTATTTTTTAAATCGAAAAGATAATCCAGGATATGTTGAATTTAACGAAAATGCTAAAAGAATATCCTCTATAGCAACAGTCTTTCCGGTGTTTTTCTTTATGATAGCAGCACTTGTTTGTTTAACTACTATGACTAGAATGGTAGATGAAAAACGTGGAGAAATTGGGACACTAAAAGGGCTAGGATATACAAATTGGGAGATTTCCCAAAAATACATTATATACGCAACATCGGCAAGTTTAATAGGAAGTTTACTTGGTTTATTAATTGGTTTTAATGTTTTCCCAGCAGTGATTTTTGATGCGTATGGTACACTTTACAATTTACCACCTATAATTATTCAGTATTATTGGAGCTATTCTATACAATCTGTTGTAGTTTCAATAATTTGCACATTGATTTCAGCTTTAGTAGTTTTAAAGGTAGATTTATTAAGCCTCCCTGCAAATTTAATGCGACCTAAAGCACCAAAGGCAGGACAAAGAATATTTCTTGAAAAAATAACATTTATTTGGGGAAAATTAAACTTTAACCAAAAGGTAACAGCACGTAATTTGTTTAGATACAAACAAAGAATGCTTATGACAGTTCTAGGAATTGCAGGCTGTATGGCATTAATAGTTACAGGCTTTGGTCTTAGAGATTCTATTGGAGATGTAGTTGATTTGCAGTTTAACAAATTATGGCATTATAAAGGAATTGTAACTTATAATAAAGATGCTACAGAAAAAGAGGATAAAAGTTACCAAAATAAGCTAGCTAGTATTCCTAATTATAAGGATAAGATAACTCTTTCAAAGGAATCCATGAAAGTCATAAAAGAAGGAGTAAATGCTCAAGAAATAACGGTAGATGTTCCTAAAACAAGGGAAAACCTAGATAAGTTTATTCTGTTTAATAATAGAAAAACAGGAGAAAAACATAAACTTACTGATAATGGAGCAATTATAAATGAAAAATTAGCAAAACTGTTTAAGTTAAAAGAAGGAGATT is a genomic window of Haloimpatiens sp. FM7315 containing:
- a CDS encoding FtsX-like permease family protein, with amino-acid sequence MKNKALQKNNIREIFRSKARFISILGIILLGVCFYAGIKGTGPDMIKTVDTYYSNKNLMDTKITSTLGIGQKDIDILEKYKNISDFEASYSKDISLSKENKVVRFFSYDLKKSKHINEYEIVKGRLPKKSGEIALDNRVDSYKKYQIGNDFKFSKEDEIGSDFKTNTYKIVGFVNSPMYIENISRGNTNIGKGYIDYFAVIAKEDFKMKFYTEIYIKYKDTNKEQSYSKAYDEKLASNEDKLKLLFKDRPKNRLAEIKNQALTAIKYSKKAVEEGEKNKLQALKEPTYYFLNRKDNPGYVEFNENAKRISSIATVFPVFFFMIAALVCLTTMTRMVDEKRGEIGTLKGLGYTNWEISQKYIIYATSASLIGSLLGLLIGFNVFPAVIFDAYGTLYNLPPIIIQYYWSYSIQSVVVSIICTLISALVVLKVDLLSLPANLMRPKAPKAGQRIFLEKITFIWGKLNFNQKVTARNLFRYKQRMLMTVLGIAGCMALIVTGFGLRDSIGDVVDLQFNKLWHYKGIVTYNKDATEKEDKSYQNKLASIPNYKDKITLSKESMKVIKEGVNAQEITVDVPKTRENLDKFILFNNRKTGEKHKLTDNGAIINEKLAKLFKLKEGDSFIVLNNDNKKFTLKVHKIVENYAMNFVYVTPVYYEKVFNKKPQYNSDLILFKKDITKNEENKISKELMECNKVINVSFLSKTSSAMKDSINSLNIVMWVLIISAGTLAFIVLYNLNNINISERIRELSTIKVLGFYDNEVTMYVYRENNILTTFGILLGCIVGKLFHGFVLQTAEVDMLMFSPNIHIISYVYSALITILFSLIVMAVMHLKLYKVNMIEALKSNE
- a CDS encoding ABC transporter ATP-binding protein, with product MYANKDINFEIDKGELVVVLGPSGAGKSTLLNILGGMDSYDSGEVIVDGVDIVKLKKKEITTYRRHDIGFVFQFYNLVPSLTAKENVELSSQVSPNSLDVDYVLKEVGLENRKLNFPAQLSGGEQQRVAIARALAKNPKLLLCDEPTGALDYKTGKQILKLIKDSCKNTGTTAILITHNSAIAPMADKVIKINDGKVRSIELNPNPISIEEISW
- a CDS encoding GyrI-like domain-containing protein — its product is MNWIRNMNDALNYIEENIENSITLDEIAKEALSSKFHFLRMFHAICGITLSEYIRQRRLSVAAKDVMSSNMKIIDIAYKYGYETPEAFSKAFKNLHGISPSIARKTKVKLKAIPPLSFQITVKGEEKMDYKIVHKNAFKIVGLSKNVSKKNNENFSVIPKFWDEICKLNICEKMIKSASNPALMGTCLNFNEEEETFDYMIAIEGDKIQGVEDYKVVEVPECDWAIFECVGKMPESIQSVWHRIFAEWFPATKYEHACAPEIEYYPQNDSNKNDENYRCEIWIPIIKK